The Aminipila terrae nucleotide sequence TCAAGTCAGCAGAATCGGGCCAGACAAATGGTAAAATCCGTCGTACCGGAATGTACCTAAAAGAAAGCACTGGAAAAGCCCAAACAGCACAGCAGATAGATGTATCCATTTAAACATTACATAGCTCCTTAAATTATATGCTACCGAAAATTATAAAAATATTAAAATTTCGGTAGCTCTTTTTCTGATTTTTGTAAGGTAATGGCTTATTTTTTACTTTTTTCTGGAAAACCCTACCATAAATTTACCATTTCAAAAAAATATGGTAGCTTTCACCAAAAAAGCTACCGTAAATATTTTATTTTCTCAATTTTGAGAGCATTAATCCTTAATTTATAGGAAATTGCCAACTATCTCTGCTAAAAATCTATGTCCTTCTCTGGTTGGATGAATGCCATCATAATAGGCGGTCTGTTCACCCACCATAGACACAAATTCTGAAAAAGCGTAATATGCGTCTATCACTCTGATATGGTTTTCTCTGCCATAGGTATTTATCTGTTTTTTCAACTGGATTATCTGCTGCTGAACTTCCTCATAGTCCACATCATCGCAAACCATCCATCGGGACTTAGCCATTGTGGGTTCAAGAGGTATAGGGGTCATCAATACTGGTTCAATCCCCTGATTTTGTGCAAGCTCAATTAAATTAATTATATCTTTCATGCATTGCTCAGGCGAAGCTTCCTTATAGATAAACTCGTTGGTGCCTACAAGAATAATTACGATATCTGGTTTTTCTGCCAGCACATCCTGTGAGAATCTTCCCATGACCCCACGGACTGTATCTCCATTGACTCCTTTATTAATCACATCATTTCCTGAGGCATCCCTGTAAAGACTTACAAATTCCTGGTTTCTGTCATAAGGGAAACCATTGATGATACTGTTTCCTATAAACACTATTTTTAGCTTACCTGCCATTTGATACTCCTTGTTACTTAAGTGAAAACCCTTTACTCTGTAAAGTACCACTTATGCTGTCTGCCCTGCTGGATTGAAAATTAAAATCTTTAAAGCTGCGCTCAGCAGGTACGGACTCACCATCTACATTACCATAAACTATATAATTATATAACACCTGCC carries:
- a CDS encoding GDSL-type esterase/lipase family protein, coding for MAGKLKIVFIGNSIINGFPYDRNQEFVSLYRDASGNDVINKGVNGDTVRGVMGRFSQDVLAEKPDIVIILVGTNEFIYKEASPEQCMKDIINLIELAQNQGIEPVLMTPIPLEPTMAKSRWMVCDDVDYEEVQQQIIQLKKQINTYGRENHIRVIDAYYAFSEFVSMVGEQTAYYDGIHPTREGHRFLAEIVGNFL